One stretch of Kogia breviceps isolate mKogBre1 chromosome 18, mKogBre1 haplotype 1, whole genome shotgun sequence DNA includes these proteins:
- the PLEKHG4 gene encoding puratrophin-1 isoform X1, translating to MEGPLEDGDESSASQGHATDWRFAVCSFRDAWDEGEPAPQMQDPNPPSPPAGAAQGEGLQGSLLPGELQSPPGQKVAHGSGDGQRGVLGGSSVQREEPASSGMEILLCPMSSHLSLAQGENDSQGGGLAGDSVSGRAMPIRLDPEGLDSDPVNLGDLLSEPLSELLEADPNGSRLLKSTDCLLAQDLAWELLASGLAALPGTRDVEGRAVLLLSAHNPAWLHPKCSSHELIRLLLYLRSIPRPKVQALGLTVLVDARICSPVSSLFWGLSQLQEAAPGAVHQVLLVGKMPQEVPSGLQLEQLSSHQSLLTHISTSGLPTSLGGGLPYCHQAWLGFRMRLETLLQSCQVVCALLQGAIESMKAVPQPMESGEVGRLLQQARVLMQHVLDSPRLAWLQCQGGLELAWLKQEVPEVTLSPDYRPAVDEVEELYGRVDGLLHQLTLQSNQRVQALELVQMLEAQEGELHQIEVWLQQVGWPALEEPREPSLDMLLQAQGPFRDLDRIAQEQVKRGEKLLQPLVGWDVAELGPSGARFLTLQAQLTDFCRALAQRRQRLADAERLLQFFKQALMWAEEGQRVLAELEQERPGVVLQRLQLHWTKHPDLPPAHFRKMWALATGLGSEGIRQECRWAWARCQDTWLALDQKLEAALKPPLTGSTASLCVSRVLAVPATPPLRKAYSLDRNLGLSLRESAHHCHREAVVAACHRPEAGVGAQSGSCPTIPPPGSCEPRSPNRLQLVLAEMVATEREYVHALDYTMENYFPELDRPDVPQGLRGQRARLFGNLEKLRDFHRHFFLRELEACTQHPPRVAYAFLRHRVQFGMYALYSKNKPCSDALMTSYGHIFFRDKQQALGDHLDLASYLLKPIQRMSKYTLLLQELARACGVTVPELSALRAAQSLVRFQLRHGNDLLAMDAIQGCDVNLKEQGQLVRQDEFTVRSGRHKSLRRVFLFEELLLFSKPRRGPKGIDTFAYKRSFKMADLGLTECCGDSNLRFEIWFRRCKARDTFVLQAASLATKQAWTADISRLLWRQAVHNKEVRMAEMVSLGVGNKAFQDIAPSKEAINDRTVNYILKCQEVRSRASIAVAPFDYDSPYLGASSSPSGDPASCSVLGSLNLHLYRDPAVLGFRWPLYSTSFPEEAVLETEAELGSQPSLTPEDSEVSSQCPSASGSSGSESSCVSGQALGRGLEDLSYV from the exons ATGGAAGGGCCCCTGGAGGATGGGGATGAGTCCTCAGCCTCCCAGGGCCACGCCACCGACTGGAGGTTTGCTGTGTGCAGTTTCAGAGATGCCTGGGATGAGGGGGAACCTGCTCCCCAGATGCAGGACCCCAATCCTCCGAGCCCACCAGCAGGGGCAGCCCAGGGGGAAGGGCTACAGGGCAGCCTTCTGCCTGGTGAGCTTCAGTCACCTCCAGGACAGAAGGTTGCACATGGGTCAGGGGATGGCCAGAGGGGCGTATTAGGAGGTTCCTCAGTCCAGAGGGAGGAACCAGCCTCCTCTGGAATGGAGATTCTCCTATGCCCAATGTCCTCCCACCTTAGTCTGGCACAGGGTGAGAATGACAGCCAAGGAGGAGGCTTGGCAGGGGACTCAGTTTCAGGCAGGGCAATGCCAATCCGCTTGGACCCTGAAGGGTTGGACAGTGACCCTGTGAACCTCGGAGATCTTTTATCTGAGCCATTGTCAGAGCTACTGGAGGCAG atcCCAACGGATCCAGGCTCCTTAAGTCCACTGACTGCCTCCTAGCCCAAGACCTCGCCTGGGAGCTGCTTGCCAGTGGCCTGGCTGCCCTGCCAG GGACTCGGGATGTAGAAGGCCGGGCAGTGCTGCTTCTGAGTGCCCATAACCCGGCCTGGCTTCACCCCAAGTGCAGCAGCCATGAACTCATCCGCCTCCTGCTCTACCTGCGAAGCATCCCCAG GCCCAAAGTACAGGCCCTGGGACTGACTGTGTTAGTGGACGCCCGAATTTGTTCCCcagtctcttctctcttctggGGGCTCAGCCAGCTGCAA GAAGCAGCCCCAGGGGCGGTGCACCAGGTGCTGCTAGTGGGAAAGATGCCTCAGgaggtgccttcagggctgcAG TTAGAGCAGCTGTCTTCTCATCAGAGTCTACTGACCCACATCTCCACCTCGGGGTTGCCCACTTCACTAGGAGGTGGCCTGCCCTACTGCCACCAGGCCTGGCTGGGCTTCCGGATG CGTCTGGAAACCCTACTGCAGAGCTGCCAGGTGGTTTGTGCCCTGCTCCAGGGGGCCATTGAGAGCATGAAGGCTGTGCCCCAGCCCATGGAGTCTGGG GAAGTCGGTCGGCTGCTGCAGCAGGCACGGGTCCTGATGCAGCATGTGCTAGACTCACCTCGGTTGGCATGGCTACAGTGCCAGGGAGGCTTGGAGCTGGCATGGCTGAAGCAGGAGGTTCCAGAGGTGACCCTGAGCCCAGACTACAG GCCTGCAGTGGACGAGGTTGAGGAGCTGTATGGTCGCGTGGATGGATTGCTGCACCAACTGACCCTGCAGAGTAACCAGCGAGTACAAGCATTGGAGTTGGTCCAGATGCTGGAGGCCCAGGAGGGCGAGCTGCACCAG ATTGAAGTGTGGCTACAGCAGGTGGGTTGGCCAGCACTTGAGGAGCCAAGGGAACCCTCATTGGACATGCTGCTTCAGGCCCAAGGCCCTTTTCGGGACCTGGACCGAATTGCCCAG GAGCAGGTCAAGCGAGGGGAGAAACTTCTGCAGCCGCTGGTTGGCTGGGATGTGGCTGAACTGGGCCCCTCTGGGGCCCGCTTTCTGACCCTGCAAGCCCAGTTGACCGACTTCTGTAGGGCTTTAGCCCAGCGGCGGCAGCGGCTGGCAGATGCTGAGAGGTTGTTGCAGTTCTTCAAGCAG GCTTTGATGTGGGCTGAGGAGGGGCAGCGGGTGTTGGCAGAGCTGGAACAGGAACGCCCAGGGGTTGTGCTGCAACGGCTGCAGCTGCATTGGACCAAGCATCCTGATTTGCCTCCTGCCCACTTCCGAAAGATGTGGGCTCTAGCCACAGGGCTGGGATCTGAGGGTATCCGCCAGGAgtgccgctgggcctgggcgcgGTGCCAGGACACCTGGCTGGCCCTGGACCAGAAATTGGAAGCTGCTCTAAAGCCACCACTGACAGGTAGCACAGCTAGCTTGTGTGTCAGCCGGGTACTGGCTGTACCTGCTACCCCTCCCCTGAGGAAAGCATACAGCCTTGATCGGAACCTGGGACTGAGTCTCCGAGAATCTGCCCACCACTGCCACCGTGAGGCCGTTGTGGCTGCCTGCCACAGACCAGAGGCTGGAGTTGGTGCCCAGTCAGGGTCATGCCCCACCATACCTCCACCAGGTAGCTGTGAACCCAGGAGTCCCAACAG ACTCCAGCTGGTGCTGGCGGAGATGGTGGCTACAGAGCGGGAGTATGTCCACGCTCTTGACTACACCATGGAGAACTACTTCCCCGAGCTGGATCGCCCTGATGTGCCCCAGGGCCTCCGTGGCCAGCGCGCCCGCCTCTTTGGCAACCTGGAGAAGCTGCGGGACTTCCACCGCCATTTCTTCTTGCGTGAGCTGGAGGCCTGTACCCAGCACCCACCCCGGGTGGCCTATGCCTTCCTGCGCCAC AGGGTGCAGTTTGGGATGTATGCACTCTACAGCAAGAATAAACCATGCTCCGATGCCCTGATGACCAGCTATGGTCACATCTTTTTCAGG GACAAGCAGCAAGCACTGGGGGACCACTTGGACTTGGCTTCCTATCTGCTGAAACCCATCCAGCGCATGAGCAAGTATACACTGCTGCTGCAGGAGCTGGCACGGGCCTGCGGGGTGACCGTGCCAGAGTTGAGTGCCCTGCGGGCTGCCCAGAGCCTTGTGCGCTTCCAGCTGCGACACGGCAATGACTTGCTAGCCATGGATGCCATCCAGGGCTGTGAC GTAAACCTCAAGGAACAGGGGCAGTTGGTCCGACAGGATGAGTTCACAGTGCGCTCTGGGCGCCACAAGTCCCTGCGTCGTGTTTTCCTCTTTGAGGAGCTGTTGCTTTTCAGCAAGCCTCGCCGAGGACCCAAAGGCATCGACACATTTGCCTACAAGCGGTCCTTCAAG ATGGCAGACCTTGGCCTCACTGAGTGCTGTGGGGATAGCAACCTGCGCTTTGAGATCTGGTTTCGCCGTTGCAAGGCCAGGGACACTTTTGTGCTACAAGCTGCCAGCTTGGCCACGAAGCAGGCTTGGACAGCTGACATCTCCCGCCTGCTCTGGAGGCAGGCTGTCCACAACAAGG AAGTGCGCATGGCTGAGATGGTGTCCTTGGGTGTGGGGAACAAGGCCTTCCAGGACATCGCCCCCAGCAAAGAAGCTATCAACGACCGCACCGTCAACTATATCCTGAAGTGCCAAG AAGTTCGCTCTCGGGCCTCCATTGCTGTGGCCCCATTTGACTATGACAGCCCTTACCTGGGGGCCTCAAGCTCCCCTTCTGGAGACCCTGCTTCTTGCTCTGTACTGGGGTCCCTCAACCTGCATCTGTACAGAGACCCAGCTGTTCTGGGCTTCCGCTGGCCCCTGTATTCCACCAGCTTCCCAGAGGAAGCAGTACTGGAGACTGAAGCTGAGCTGGGCAGCCAGCCATCTTTGA CTCCTGAGGACTCAGAGGTCTCCTCCCAGTGCCCGTCAGCCAGTGGCTCAAGTGGCTCGGAGAGCAGCTGTGTGTCAGGGCAGGCCCTGGGCAGGGGCCTGGAGGACTTGTCCTAT GTCTGA
- the PLEKHG4 gene encoding puratrophin-1 isoform X2, which translates to MEGPLEDGDESSASQGHATDWRFAVCSFRDAWDEGEPAPQMQDPNPPSPPAGAAQGEGLQGSLLPGELQSPPGQKVAHGSGDGQRGVLGGSSVQREEPASSGMEILLCPMSSHLSLAQGENDSQGGGLAGDSVSGRAMPIRLDPEGLDSDPVNLGDLLSEPLSELLEADPNGSRLLKSTDCLLAQDLAWELLASGLAALPGTRDVEGRAVLLLSAHNPAWLHPKCSSHELIRLLLYLRSIPRPKVQALGLTVLVDARICSPVSSLFWGLSQLQEAAPGAVHQVLLVGKMPQEVPSGLQLEQLSSHQSLLTHISTSGLPTSLGGGLPYCHQAWLGFRMRLETLLQSCQVVCALLQGAIESMKAVPQPMESGEVGRLLQQARVLMQHVLDSPRLAWLQCQGGLELAWLKQEVPEVTLSPDYRPAVDEVEELYGRVDGLLHQLTLQSNQRVQALELVQMLEAQEGELHQIEVWLQQVGWPALEEPREPSLDMLLQAQGPFRDLDRIAQEQVKRGEKLLQPLVGWDVAELGPSGARFLTLQAQLTDFCRALAQRRQRLADAERLLQFFKQALMWAEEGQRVLAELEQERPGVVLQRLQLHWTKHPDLPPAHFRKMWALATGLGSEGIRQECRWAWARCQDTWLALDQKLEAALKPPLTGSTASLCVSRVLAVPATPPLRKAYSLDRNLGLSLRESAHHCHREAVVAACHRPEAGVGAQSGSCPTIPPPGSCEPRSPNRLQLVLAEMVATEREYVHALDYTMENYFPELDRPDVPQGLRGQRARLFGNLEKLRDFHRHFFLRELEACTQHPPRVAYAFLRHRVQFGMYALYSKNKPCSDALMTSYGHIFFRDKQQALGDHLDLASYLLKPIQRMSKYTLLLQELARACGVTVPELSALRAAQSLVRFQLRHGNDLLAMDAIQGCDVNLKEQGQLVRQDEFTVRSGRHKSLRRVFLFEELLLFSKPRRGPKGIDTFAYKRSFKMADLGLTECCGDSNLRFEIWFRRCKARDTFVLQAASLATKQAWTADISRLLWRQAVHNKEVRMAEMVSLGVGNKAFQDIAPSKEAINDRTVNYILKCQEVRSRASIAVAPFDYDSPYLGASSSPSGDPASCSVLGSLNLHLYRDPAVLGFRWPLYSTSFPEEAVLETEAELGSQPSLTPEDSEVSSQCPSASGSSGSESSCVSGQALGRGLEDLSYLCTTGLSLGLKVGSGTRSC; encoded by the exons ATGGAAGGGCCCCTGGAGGATGGGGATGAGTCCTCAGCCTCCCAGGGCCACGCCACCGACTGGAGGTTTGCTGTGTGCAGTTTCAGAGATGCCTGGGATGAGGGGGAACCTGCTCCCCAGATGCAGGACCCCAATCCTCCGAGCCCACCAGCAGGGGCAGCCCAGGGGGAAGGGCTACAGGGCAGCCTTCTGCCTGGTGAGCTTCAGTCACCTCCAGGACAGAAGGTTGCACATGGGTCAGGGGATGGCCAGAGGGGCGTATTAGGAGGTTCCTCAGTCCAGAGGGAGGAACCAGCCTCCTCTGGAATGGAGATTCTCCTATGCCCAATGTCCTCCCACCTTAGTCTGGCACAGGGTGAGAATGACAGCCAAGGAGGAGGCTTGGCAGGGGACTCAGTTTCAGGCAGGGCAATGCCAATCCGCTTGGACCCTGAAGGGTTGGACAGTGACCCTGTGAACCTCGGAGATCTTTTATCTGAGCCATTGTCAGAGCTACTGGAGGCAG atcCCAACGGATCCAGGCTCCTTAAGTCCACTGACTGCCTCCTAGCCCAAGACCTCGCCTGGGAGCTGCTTGCCAGTGGCCTGGCTGCCCTGCCAG GGACTCGGGATGTAGAAGGCCGGGCAGTGCTGCTTCTGAGTGCCCATAACCCGGCCTGGCTTCACCCCAAGTGCAGCAGCCATGAACTCATCCGCCTCCTGCTCTACCTGCGAAGCATCCCCAG GCCCAAAGTACAGGCCCTGGGACTGACTGTGTTAGTGGACGCCCGAATTTGTTCCCcagtctcttctctcttctggGGGCTCAGCCAGCTGCAA GAAGCAGCCCCAGGGGCGGTGCACCAGGTGCTGCTAGTGGGAAAGATGCCTCAGgaggtgccttcagggctgcAG TTAGAGCAGCTGTCTTCTCATCAGAGTCTACTGACCCACATCTCCACCTCGGGGTTGCCCACTTCACTAGGAGGTGGCCTGCCCTACTGCCACCAGGCCTGGCTGGGCTTCCGGATG CGTCTGGAAACCCTACTGCAGAGCTGCCAGGTGGTTTGTGCCCTGCTCCAGGGGGCCATTGAGAGCATGAAGGCTGTGCCCCAGCCCATGGAGTCTGGG GAAGTCGGTCGGCTGCTGCAGCAGGCACGGGTCCTGATGCAGCATGTGCTAGACTCACCTCGGTTGGCATGGCTACAGTGCCAGGGAGGCTTGGAGCTGGCATGGCTGAAGCAGGAGGTTCCAGAGGTGACCCTGAGCCCAGACTACAG GCCTGCAGTGGACGAGGTTGAGGAGCTGTATGGTCGCGTGGATGGATTGCTGCACCAACTGACCCTGCAGAGTAACCAGCGAGTACAAGCATTGGAGTTGGTCCAGATGCTGGAGGCCCAGGAGGGCGAGCTGCACCAG ATTGAAGTGTGGCTACAGCAGGTGGGTTGGCCAGCACTTGAGGAGCCAAGGGAACCCTCATTGGACATGCTGCTTCAGGCCCAAGGCCCTTTTCGGGACCTGGACCGAATTGCCCAG GAGCAGGTCAAGCGAGGGGAGAAACTTCTGCAGCCGCTGGTTGGCTGGGATGTGGCTGAACTGGGCCCCTCTGGGGCCCGCTTTCTGACCCTGCAAGCCCAGTTGACCGACTTCTGTAGGGCTTTAGCCCAGCGGCGGCAGCGGCTGGCAGATGCTGAGAGGTTGTTGCAGTTCTTCAAGCAG GCTTTGATGTGGGCTGAGGAGGGGCAGCGGGTGTTGGCAGAGCTGGAACAGGAACGCCCAGGGGTTGTGCTGCAACGGCTGCAGCTGCATTGGACCAAGCATCCTGATTTGCCTCCTGCCCACTTCCGAAAGATGTGGGCTCTAGCCACAGGGCTGGGATCTGAGGGTATCCGCCAGGAgtgccgctgggcctgggcgcgGTGCCAGGACACCTGGCTGGCCCTGGACCAGAAATTGGAAGCTGCTCTAAAGCCACCACTGACAGGTAGCACAGCTAGCTTGTGTGTCAGCCGGGTACTGGCTGTACCTGCTACCCCTCCCCTGAGGAAAGCATACAGCCTTGATCGGAACCTGGGACTGAGTCTCCGAGAATCTGCCCACCACTGCCACCGTGAGGCCGTTGTGGCTGCCTGCCACAGACCAGAGGCTGGAGTTGGTGCCCAGTCAGGGTCATGCCCCACCATACCTCCACCAGGTAGCTGTGAACCCAGGAGTCCCAACAG ACTCCAGCTGGTGCTGGCGGAGATGGTGGCTACAGAGCGGGAGTATGTCCACGCTCTTGACTACACCATGGAGAACTACTTCCCCGAGCTGGATCGCCCTGATGTGCCCCAGGGCCTCCGTGGCCAGCGCGCCCGCCTCTTTGGCAACCTGGAGAAGCTGCGGGACTTCCACCGCCATTTCTTCTTGCGTGAGCTGGAGGCCTGTACCCAGCACCCACCCCGGGTGGCCTATGCCTTCCTGCGCCAC AGGGTGCAGTTTGGGATGTATGCACTCTACAGCAAGAATAAACCATGCTCCGATGCCCTGATGACCAGCTATGGTCACATCTTTTTCAGG GACAAGCAGCAAGCACTGGGGGACCACTTGGACTTGGCTTCCTATCTGCTGAAACCCATCCAGCGCATGAGCAAGTATACACTGCTGCTGCAGGAGCTGGCACGGGCCTGCGGGGTGACCGTGCCAGAGTTGAGTGCCCTGCGGGCTGCCCAGAGCCTTGTGCGCTTCCAGCTGCGACACGGCAATGACTTGCTAGCCATGGATGCCATCCAGGGCTGTGAC GTAAACCTCAAGGAACAGGGGCAGTTGGTCCGACAGGATGAGTTCACAGTGCGCTCTGGGCGCCACAAGTCCCTGCGTCGTGTTTTCCTCTTTGAGGAGCTGTTGCTTTTCAGCAAGCCTCGCCGAGGACCCAAAGGCATCGACACATTTGCCTACAAGCGGTCCTTCAAG ATGGCAGACCTTGGCCTCACTGAGTGCTGTGGGGATAGCAACCTGCGCTTTGAGATCTGGTTTCGCCGTTGCAAGGCCAGGGACACTTTTGTGCTACAAGCTGCCAGCTTGGCCACGAAGCAGGCTTGGACAGCTGACATCTCCCGCCTGCTCTGGAGGCAGGCTGTCCACAACAAGG AAGTGCGCATGGCTGAGATGGTGTCCTTGGGTGTGGGGAACAAGGCCTTCCAGGACATCGCCCCCAGCAAAGAAGCTATCAACGACCGCACCGTCAACTATATCCTGAAGTGCCAAG AAGTTCGCTCTCGGGCCTCCATTGCTGTGGCCCCATTTGACTATGACAGCCCTTACCTGGGGGCCTCAAGCTCCCCTTCTGGAGACCCTGCTTCTTGCTCTGTACTGGGGTCCCTCAACCTGCATCTGTACAGAGACCCAGCTGTTCTGGGCTTCCGCTGGCCCCTGTATTCCACCAGCTTCCCAGAGGAAGCAGTACTGGAGACTGAAGCTGAGCTGGGCAGCCAGCCATCTTTGA CTCCTGAGGACTCAGAGGTCTCCTCCCAGTGCCCGTCAGCCAGTGGCTCAAGTGGCTCGGAGAGCAGCTGTGTGTCAGGGCAGGCCCTGGGCAGGGGCCTGGAGGACTTGTCCTAT CTTTGCACCACAGGTCTGAGCCTGGGCTTGAAGGTGGGCAGTGGAACCAGGAGTTGCTAG